ACTCAGTCTTGACGATGACATGATCCAGATGAACCGCAGTGACATGGTCCGCTCTGTCTGCAGTGAACCCTGCCCCAAAGGAGAGATCAAGGCAAAGGACACGTCCTTTACATGTTGTGGCCATAAGAGCACAttttgggttgccaggttgggaAAAATCCCATTGGGTTAGGGTTCTATTTGGTAGTGATTTAGTTTTAAATGTTGGAAATCTATTACTAACTGTACAGTCTACACTTATACATGTTGATAAGTCATTAACAAAAGTTTTTAATGATCAGCTTTTGTATGTATTGATCCGATTTTAATGAATTGATGTTGGTCAAATTGTCTgcagccatttttaaaaaaaaaattaaataagattTCAACCCTTGGCAACCCAAGTTGTTAATGGATCAGAACTATGCTGAAAAGTTAGTTAAACAATCATTAGTTAAGCCATTAGTTACAACCTATCATTCAAttaatgaatttgaaaatgttatcaGTATTTCAGTTGATTGTTCTcttaatatatatactgtacatctatCAATTCACTATATGgatttttaaacagaaaaaaaaattattatggattttttttttatctgtccaCCTTTCTATCTActgttttattcaaacatttaaaaatgcacaCTATGTtttacacaaagacaaactcgGGGTACACATGGGTTATTGTTTAGAAATTGCGGAATGACATTTCTCTACGCGTTTTGTCGACCAGGTGATCAGGAAGGGAGaggtgagctgctgctggatttGCACAGCCTGTAAAAACAACGAGTTCGTCCAGGACGAGTTCACATGCAAGGCCTGCGAGCTGGGCTGGTGGCCGGACGAAGAGCTGGAAGGTGGGCTTGTCCTCTTTCACTCTTGCTTTTTTGCTGCCCTTATTAATTTTAATTCTCGTCCGCTCAGAACTCTCTTAACACTGCACCAGAGCTGAACACGGGCCAATTGGCTTTGCTTTGAAAGAACAGCTTGATATTTTTTAGGAAATGTACTTATTTGCGGCCTTGCCGAGAGCGAAAACAACAGAAGCTGATAAGCTTCGTCCAGCATTAAAGCTGAAAACAAGGCAAAACTGCCAAATAGCAAACTCAGCCTACCAGCTCCTTCAACAAGAAGCTCAGGATTTCTTCAGAAGTTCAATTTTGACTGAGTGTGAAATCAACTATTTGTGCTTTTACCGGGGATTTGTGTCTTTAGGGAGTCACTGAccctggcaaaaaaaaagaacccagcACTAAAAGCCCCAAACAACCATAAATTGTTGATGTACCATGTTAGTTAGTCGTCTTCAGAGGGCTGGTAGGTGTTTTTTATTGGTCTTTGTACAAAACAAGTTCTTTctccctgtttccagtctttatgctatgCTAACTGACTGACTTCTGGCTGCAGCCACATATTTACTGGAAACATATGACTCATCTGACTCGCAGCAacaatttgaataaatgtacaGAGCGTGCGTATTTCCTAAAAACATCTAACTGTTGCCCCCGAAATCTTATTTTCTCTTAATCTTAATATCCAAGCCGAAAAGCCTAACCTGATTCGAAAAGATGATTTCGCTGTTTTAGCAATCTATTTATTCACATTCAGATGAGTTTTAATCACTTCAGGATTCGAGTTCCTGTTGCATGATTACACTTAAATCTAATTAGAAGCTCTGCAAAAAGTTTAATTCGTATAAGCGCTCATCACCACCTCCCACCACCTGGGTGGTGGTACAGTTTGTCCTGTACAGGTTTTTTTGCTGCACTATTTCATGAACCTGTTCTGTCCTAGTTTCATTGCCTTCCCATGACACCGGAGGGCCATTCATCATCTTCAGCAGTTCATCCAACAACAGCCTCACTTCACTTTGCGCCCTCCTGGCCCACTTTCAAAGGCTTTCGGCGCTGCTCAAAGATACTTTCTTGATAGGACCAGGAAGTCCTGCCTCCGTGCTCTGCCTTTTTTCTGCCACAAGATGTTTGGATGCGGgcaggaaatagaaaatgtggAGCACAGGGGTCCCTCTGTTTTACAATAAATCAATCAGATATTCAAACTGTGTACATGAAACGGAAAGGAGATCTTATTTGGATCCTTAATAAACGCagcatttgtctttgtcctgcTGCGTAGGCCCCCTCCTCCGATGGCTGCAGCCCAGCGTGGCCATGGCCCAGTAGAAGGGGGTTTATTTATAGTTGAGCTAAAAACCTACTTTGAGACTTACTGCATTTTTTCTCAGGCTTAAATGTATTCGATTTATTTTGAACACTTTCATACAATAAAACCTTAGAATCGTTTCATTCTTTCGATGCAAAACTGCTTTTATCTTAAGACAAGCGGCACTAGATGAACAAGCTGAAACGAACACTATTAACATTTGATGAGCTGCtttcagtgtgttgtgatggtCTATTTATTCTCAGGTTTTCTGCCCCCCTTTTTCCAGGCTGTGAGCCAATCCCCCTGCGCTGCCTGGAGTGGAGCAATCCAGAGTCCATTATCCAGGTGGTGTTCTCCTGCCTTGGCATCCTGGTCACGTCATTTGTTGCCTTCATCTTTGTCTTGTACCGTGACACGCCTGTGGTTAAGTCCTCCAGCCGGGAGCTCTGCTACATCATCCTGGCAGGCATCTTCCTGGGCTATCTGTGTCCTTTCACCCTCATTGCCCGGCCCACCGTGGCCTCCTGCTACCTCCAGCGGCTTCTCGTTGGACTCTCAGCCGCCATGTGCTACTCTGCCCTGGTAACGAAAACCAACCGCATTGCCCGAATCCTGGCAGGCAGCAAGAAGAAGATTTGCACCAGGAAGCCGAGGTTCATGAGTGCTTGGGCTCAGGTGGTTATCGCCTCCGTCCTGATCAGTGTCCAGCTCACCTTGGAGgtcaccctcatcatcatggAGCCACCTGAGCCAATCAAATCCTACCCCAGCATCAGAGAAGTCTTCCTGATCTGCAACACCAGCAACCTTGGTGTCGTCGCCCCGCTGGGCTACAATGGCTTGCTCATCATGAGCTGCACCTATTACGCCTTCAAGACCCGCAACGTTCCTGCAAATTTCAACGAGGCCAAATACATCGCCTTCACCATGTACACCACGTGCATAATCTGGCTGGCGTTTGTGCCAATCTACTTTGGTAGCAACTACAAGATCATCACAACGTCCTTCTCCGTGAGCCTCAGTGTGACTGTAGCCCTGGGCTGTATGTTCACACCAAAGATGTACATCATCATCGCCAAACCAGAGCGTAATGTGCGGAGCGCATTCACCACCTCCGATGCTGTGCGCATGCACGTGGGCGACGGCAAAATTGCCTGCCGAAGCGGCAGCCTGCTCAACATgttcaagaggaagaagaaccaCGGAAACGGCAGGTAGGTTCCTTAATTGAGTCTGAGAGTCCTGCTCCTGAGGCACCTCAGGGATGCTGGTTTTACTGTAATTCCCTCTCAAAGGGAAACTGATGTCTTACTGTATTCACTTTCATAGGATCACCTGTTGTAAAGTGTGACAGATATAGGTCAGTACTTAATTCACACAGCCATTTCAACCTTTAATCTGTTGGTTAAATTGAAACGAGTATCTCTGCGTGCTAAGGGATGACAAGTGCAATCACAAATACAGAGTACAGGGTTTCTGCAGGGGCTCACCAAATTAGATTTAAGGCGTTCTGAGACTTTTCAGTAATGCAAAGAATTCAGTATAATGCAATTTAAAACAGTAATAACCAATGAGGACAATATGGCCTGTAATTAATTATAACTATGACAAATTTTTACCACTTTACAGTCGTATATTACAATTAATTCTAATCAGACGAATGAACTATATGtagattaaataaaatgaatgaatacattgactaataaaaaaataattcattcatttgagcTTTTTACTGTCAATTTACTTTCACAACAATCCCACTATGTCAGTGTGttatcagattaaaaaacatgtaacCTGCAGATCCCCTGAAAtattactttttatatttattatattgaatattttattaACAATGGGATTAGTGAcagaaatgctgtttttttttgtctccacttTTGTGGGTTCCCGTGAAGTAACAGCCATCTTTATTCTGTTCATAGTTCTAATGGAAAGTCTGTGTCATGGTCTGAACCAGGTGCAAGACATCCTCCAAAAGGGGATCACACGTGGCACAGACTGTCAGTGCATGTGAAGAGACAGGAGGCAGGTTCCAATCAGATGGCCGTCATCAAACCCTTAACTAATACATACCAAAACACAGCAATGGATTTCTCAAACCTCAGCACTAAGACTCTGTACAACGTGGCGGAAGAGGACGAGGGTGACCCTGTCCGATACAACCCCCCCACCACTCCCCCCATGATGGCCCACGGACAAATACGCGCTTGTGGGCGGATGACAGACGTGGGCGAGGAGGTGGCGCTCTATACCCATAAGCATCTGCAGAAAAACAGTATGATCCCCCAACATGTCCTCATGGACCACCTGCAGGAGGAAGTGGTGGTGAGCAAATTTAACTGTGAAATCCCAGAGCTCAACGATATGATAAGCATGCCCGAGGCCGTGAGCGGCGGCCTGCCCGTGTACCGCCAGGCCCGCCTCATCCAGCGCGACCCGGCCCTGCCCGTGCTCCTCGACTCCTTCGACGAGGAGCCCGCCTCCCCTCTGGAGGAGGACGGGATGGAGAGTGAGCACTTTGGCCTTCTCCACGGCTACATCTACAACAACGCACAGATTCATGAAGAGGACGACCTGGTTGAGATCAAGTTGGCCATGGAGGATTCTTTGGCTCTTAtgcctccctcccccttccgAGATTGCGCCGTTCCTCCAGCGAGCCCCTTCCCCAATTCGCCGGTGTCCGAGTCGATTTTGTGCACTCCTCCAAACGTGATGTATGCCTCTGTCATTCTCCAAGACTACAAGCAGAGCTCCTCAACTCTGTGAGGGCACACGAAAAACCGTTCATGATGATGCATAAGGGAAAAGCCATGATGTGGTCTGatgagtcattttctctctaTAACTTAGTCGCTTCTACATGATAAGGGTGAACAACACGGTGCcacattataaattattttaaatgttagaTGAAAGAATTTGCctaaaataaacatatatttctACGCTAACGTAAGCTTTTAGAATAGACTTTCTTCCTTTGAGACCTATAACTAAGATTGTCCACGTACTTTTATGAAGTAAATCCATTTGATAAGATTTATTTGAATACATATAGAATATGATGTAACAAGCAGATGAGTTGTTGATTTTAAACAGGGTAACTTACTGGTGATTATAGTTTGTATGGTTACAGTTCAATTTGACAATGTTTTAAGAAAATGTGTTATGCTgtacacattgtgtgttttgtgagaagaaagagatggaagagTTGAAAGGAGTAATTTGACATCTTTGGGATGTATGGTCATTCGCGCTCTTACGGAGCATTATGCTGGGAAGATTGACATCACTCATATCTGACTAGTAAATATAAAGAAAGCTACAGCTGGCAAGCCTTTAGCTTAGCATAGTATAAAGACTGGCAACGGCTGGTGAAACAGGTTAGCTGCCAAACTAAGCAGCTGCTGACTACAGCTTCACATTCAGTGTACAGTCATCCGAGTTGTATCAACCGTCTTATATAAATCATGGTAAGACTACAATTGAGTGTTGTTCCCCAATTATCAAACCACTTCTTTAAGGTATaagtgaagtgaaatgaaaagaaaaaaaagtgttgtccTTTGAGGAAATTTAAATGTTGACATTGAACAGacaaaagaattttttttatcagtacAGTACTTGCCAGTCAAGTGCACTGACTGTATCACGAATGTAGCAGAGGACGTTCAAGTGCCACATTTTCATCGAGAATTGTTTTTCTATATATGTATGCATTTATCTCATTTCTCAACGGTCTCAAATTTGTATCTTTTATAATCTTATTTCGTAGATGTATTCATGTATGTACAAGATAAACGATATGCATAATGTTTTGTGAATGTATGAATTGTGTATCATGTTTTGGTATTCAGATTATATGCAGTACAGTATTATAGAGAGAGCTCATTCGCTGTGTATGCTTATATTGTGTGATTGGCTGTGTAGACCAATCAGTTTCCTAAATACTTTTAACAGCCTATTGAAACTGTATCATGTGATCAAGTGCTATTGTTCTTAATATTCTCAATAAGCTATTTGCAGCCTGACACGGTACATGCACAGAATGGATCAAGTTTGCCATTTAAAGGAAATATACTCACTGTAGagcatttgaaagaaaaacttATTTGATTGgagtaaattgaatattttttatgctTTCGTCTCCTGTTTTTTGTCACGGTGAAATGTTTGGTGGCTCTGTGCTCTTGGCCCGCTTACTCCTGCAACTGTTCCTAGATCGGAGGCCAAAGATTCATGGCTTTCGCTTTTGAAAGTTGCCAGACAGAATCCCATATCCACAGGGAGGTATTAAATCTTCCCAATTCACAATGTATCCAAATGGCACCACTTCAGCCAACCAGCTTCAACACTAGTGCTGCACAACCTGCCCGTAAGAAGATGTGTTCAGATATCAACACACAGGTGCAACTCGCTGCCACAGCTGACCTTGGTTCTGTGATAACCCACTGACACAGTCAGGCTAATAAACAAAGTCAGCATGACACACATCCCgccggggcggggggggggcagacaggaCGTATGACTGGTGATTGACCTATACTGTCGCGAGAGGCCAGAAACTGTGAAACAGTCACTAGGCCTGTGTCACCATAACTGCTTTTcgttgcacgatatattgttCCCCCGAATTTATTGCGATAAACGATATTatcgtcctttttaaaacccGTTGTTTGatgctgaatgtgtgtgcgagAAATGTTATCCAGCATTTGAGAAACAATACTAAAGaaatctatatattttctgaattttCATAGACCAAAAACCAACGATTTATTAATCACACGGACGACAGGGCAGAAGCAGCGAGGCTGTTGTTTGACGTCCATTctcatgtcaaacacacacgcatgtagacacaatggctgttattgaggtcaataaaaaaggattggtttcatattcatgtatcgtacgtTAAGTCGAGAATGTCATTAACAGTCACAACCGTTttctcaaaaccacaaaaagaaaagcaagagagagagagagtgcaatGTCCTCAAACATTAGCAATAATTCAAATATTGCTCATTAAATGACAACCTCCTCAAGAGTTACTTTGCCTGTTACACAACCCATGCATGTAATTATCTGTTAATGGCTTCACAGTGGGATGAGCTGAGACCCATGCATAAGCATCGCTGCGCGGCCTGATATGGCCAACAGCGGCGAAAAGGTTGTCAGGCTGACCTGGTTTTATTGGAAAAGGCGGGAAACATGTGAAAATATTCTCCA
The Scophthalmus maximus strain ysfricsl-2021 chromosome 15, ASM2237912v1, whole genome shotgun sequence DNA segment above includes these coding regions:
- the grm1b gene encoding metabotropic glutamate receptor 1b isoform X1; this translates as MIDGPPLWPRGHDSTFLSCGTMSNMIYLTASLYLPVLLFEAFVLSKGKYERSAVPSSASRLVARMDGDIIIGALFSVHHQPSAEKVAERKCGEVREQYGIQRVEAMFHALDRINSHPNLLPNITLGCEIRDSCWHSSVALEQSIEFIRDSLISIRDDKDGSRWCIEGVPSSQPPSTKKPIAGVIGPGSSSVAIQVQNLLQLFNIPQIAYSATSIDLSDKTLFKYFLRVVPSDTLQARALLDIIKRYNWTYVSAVHTEGNYGESGMEVFKELASQDGICIAHSDKIYSNAGERHFDRLLRKLRERLPKARVVVCFCEGMTVRGLLMAMRRLGVAGELLLIGSDGWADRVEVVEGYEQEAVGGITVKLQSAEVSSFDDYFLKLRLSTNARNPWFPEFWQYRFQCRLPGHPQENMNYARNCSGYESLEDNYVQDSKMGFVINAIYAMAHGLHDMHAHLCPGHVGLCDAMMPVDGSHLLDFLLKTSFTGVSGEDIWFDENGDSPGRYEIMNFQRVEPGVYDYINSGSWHEGVLSLDDDMIQMNRSDMVRSVCSEPCPKGEIKVIRKGEVSCCWICTACKNNEFVQDEFTCKACELGWWPDEELEGCEPIPLRCLEWSNPESIIQVVFSCLGILVTSFVAFIFVLYRDTPVVKSSSRELCYIILAGIFLGYLCPFTLIARPTVASCYLQRLLVGLSAAMCYSALVTKTNRIARILAGSKKKICTRKPRFMSAWAQVVIASVLISVQLTLEVTLIIMEPPEPIKSYPSIREVFLICNTSNLGVVAPLGYNGLLIMSCTYYAFKTRNVPANFNEAKYIAFTMYTTCIIWLAFVPIYFGSNYKIITTSFSVSLSVTVALGCMFTPKMYIIIAKPERNVRSAFTTSDAVRMHVGDGKIACRSGSLLNMFKRKKNHGNGSSNGKSVSWSEPGARHPPKGDHTWHRLSVHVKRQEAGSNQMAVIKPLTNTYQNTAMDFSNLSTKTLYNVAEEDEGDPVRYNPPTTPPMMAHGQIRACGRMTDVGEEVALYTHKHLQKNSMIPQHVLMDHLQEEVVVSKFNCEIPELNDMISMPEAVSGGLPVYRQARLIQRDPALPVLLDSFDEEPASPLEEDGMESEHFGLLHGYIYNNAQIHEEDDLVEIKLAMEDSLALMPPSPFRDCAVPPASPFPNSPVSESILCTPPNVMYASVILQDYKQSSSTL